The nucleotide window TCTACTTcgacttcaaaatccatatttAAAATACGATCTGCTTCATCCATTACCTTGTGCGAACAAAATGTTAtacgaattatttattatttatataaatctgtatgtaaaaagaaaaatattaataattaccaAAAATTTTAACGAACGCAGATTAAAACCTTTAGTATTTTCTAAATGGTCGACCAATCTTCCTGGTGTAGCGATCAAAACGTGTGGCTTTTTTGCTAACAATAGCGCTTGAGACATCATATCCATTCCTCCTACTATGACAGCACATTTTACACCGATGCTCGATCCTAAAACGCGATAGAATCATGAAAATTATTGCCAATATAGAAAAGAAGAGAACATCGGCAACGTCATTGTTACCTAAAGCTTCGATTTGTTCCGATATTTGAAATGCCAATTCTCTGGTAGGTGTTAGAATTAAAGCAAAATATCTTTGCGGATTTTCTAATAACGACTGTAATATGGGAAGCGCGAAAGCAGCTGTTTTTCCAGATCCGGTTTCTGCCAACCCTATTATATCTTTACCTATATATTTAACataaaataagtaatttaatcGCATATAGCTATagctttatatttttaatacgtataaatattttttatttacccTGTAGTGCCAATGGAATAGATTCGCATTGAATTTTCGTAGGCGACTTCCACTTGAGATCTTCGCATGCTTTGCATAATACATTTACAAGTCCctataaacaaatatattaatgtaataaattTGATACttatgaataataattataccTTCCAAGCTAACGGTTATTATACTTTTACTCTGAAAATTGAAATACCATCACTTATACtttgtttatatattattttcaacattGACATCATAACTCTAAGTTTTTTCACGTTTAGGAAGACTTTCACAAGAATAGTTTTGTTACAGTTATAtgcaatacaaaatatttatatttaaaaatcgtACAATAGTTTTATTATGCAATTTAGGACACAGACTCTATTTAGGTTATAGTTTTCCCTAATACATTGTTCAACTTACCAAATCCTTCCAAACTACTTTCTCAACATTTTCTTCGTCCATGATTTAATCACTAACTTATTAAAGGTGTTAACCGAAAATTACACTCGACGAAATAGACACACGTGAACACGAAATATGTATACTGCAAACTGGTCGCCTATTTATACAAACGCAGGTATTCACTCATTTCTGGAGTGAATAATAACGAACATTCCTGCTTGCAGGAATTTTAGGTCTTGAAAATGACCTAAACGTTTCAAATAGTGAAACCCAGGAGGTTATTGTTGCTTTTATGGTTCCGAGCGGAAAAGGTAGAAAGTTGGGCATCGGTTGGGCCCATCAGGGGCTGTAATTCTGAAGTTTGGATCGCGCCTTTGATGAAGTTTGGACCGCCCCATCTTGTGCAAACCGTTATTGCTCGCTCCGTGGGCCGAGATTAGGGGTTCTAAATCGCCTGGCCCAATGGGCCCGAAGCCGAAAAGGTCTAGCAGGTAACAACGTTCGGACAAAAATAATTTTCAGTGGTATCGGGTAATCCTCTTATTCCTTGTACACTTACTTTCTCTTCCAAGAacttatatttttcatagcaTTATTTCATAACATACAAGTTGAAAAGTTTCAACATCGGCTTCGGTTCCTGAAAAAGTTACGAACAATCGAAATGATCTCGTAACTGTTATAAGCTACGGTAAGTCGCAGGAGTACTCGCGCCCTTTTTACACTTTAAACGATTGTTATTTCCTAACGATGAAAGTTGCGATATCCTTACGAAGGGGACTGCATACCAGAATATCTAAACTTTCAAATTGATATAAACTTTATTATAACGAAATTCGCTTCGCAAAGGTATTCGGTACGGTATGAATTCTTTACGTATAAAATCAAGATATTTACATATTCGGATGGCCTTGGTGCGATATCTTGTTCAGGCATTACATTGTTCCTAAATATCGTAGCGAAATTTCGATAACTGAGAGAAAggtaatttataaattacataCGGACGGTAAATCTTATTCGCAAATTGCGAATTTATTTAATCAGAGCAAATCATCAGTTTTGTATTACATACAGTTGtatttaatacaaaatattaaattaacactaaaccaaccgagCAGTAATGACGATTATTATTCatttggattttgtaaagttttaattatgagaTTTTCTCCAATAATGTAATTTGTTCGATCATTTCTCACGAAAAAGTCTCCAaagtttgtagtatcgtaaaataaaaaatcggtcattttgaccgtggtaggtttagtgttaactgGGAACGTTACAAATAAACAACGCGAAGGAGATACGAGAAAACCGACGACTCGAGAAAAAAACGGATTatcaaagaaacaaagaaaaatacAAGTATAAGTGCACCAAAGTCGACAACATTTGTTTGAACACGCGTTTCGTGCGCTGTGTCGGTTacatatgggtgacactaattttgaaaattcaacCTATCAACGAAGAAACGTTGGCAAGATCGAGTTTATTTCTCTTTCGGACACATCGGCCGAGTACGTTGAGGTGTTACAAGGTTACAAGCTCCCGCTTACCCAGTGCGACAAGCTGGAACCACGATCTTGAATCCGTAACTCCACGTTCATACATATACAATCGTATTTAACCaaaacttgtaatatactatctttTACCAGTTTATTTTGCTTACAAAATTCAATCATTCCATTTCCCgattcgaagcagtagttggtacaaaCCCACGAAGATATACCTTTACCGCTCATTTCTTCTTGCgaaagttacgaggcatccaAACTTCAATTTCCACGAATCCTATCCTGATTATCACGGGTGGCCACTCGTGCcgaaagaagcatcggctggtccacgcaatTTCCCTTACAGAAGAAATCCCAATCGCATGAAACCTCCGGCCACGCgaagctgcctggccctcggctcgtaacaccCCAAAGCTTGCTATGGGCTAAAGTGGAAAAGAGATTGCGAAATTTTGAAAtagcaaacaaagaaacgctAAAACAAAAGATTATGGAAATTTGAAGTAATATCGAGTCAATATTAGTTTAGAGTATGCCTAATCGTTTACAAAGTATTATAAGATCCAAACGAATACTAGTTGTTTTAACATTGTTAAATTTGTTATAACATAATCGTAATATTGTATCGCGTAGTAAAATTATAACAACGACCAGAACATGAGTCCGTGGTGTGTAGTCGTCGCAATTGTGCGAAGGAAATGAGATCAAGTTTGACTGATTGCGGACAGCGGTTGAAGAGAGGTGGAGAGGAACAGGAAATGCAGATAGGACACTTCAAGAACCGAATCTACGGATCGGTAACTGGATACAGTGGAACGAACCGAGCGCGAGATTTAATGAAGGAGGATTATTCTCTCGATGATATTTCTGTGGAATAAGAAAACAGCGTCGATTAAGATTGCTttcaaaaataaacatttatttcaaaattaatGCTTACAGTTGTATCCTAAAATCTAAGATCTATTCTATACACAGACTGTGTTTAGGTGTTCTTAAGAGACCTCTTAAGACTTCATTGCATTATTAAGTTGTATACACGTTCTGTTCTGTATTCCCTACTTTGTTTCCTTGCGTAGTACGTCAGCAGCAAAAATTCGGCCGGTTGATTTTCTTCAGATTTACAATTGTCACCTTGCACTCTCACACACACGCGCACATATGTTGCAGTCGAATGGCAGTTACCAGAATACATTCGGTCtggtatctctctctctctctctctctctctctctctctctctctctctctctctctctctctctctttctctctctcactaatGATTCGAATCTCGGACCACGTCACTCACTGTCCTATGTCTCTTGATAAAGTTTAAAATGGTAGTACCGCTAACTGGTGATATCACATTTATGGTTCGGAGTATGTACTGTCTGGTCGGTTCGATGAGGAAGAAAAAATAACGCGACACAGACCTAGACAGTTTCCTTCGCAGATTGTACCAGTTCTCCAAACGAGGTTTCCAAGCATTGCCGTAATTCGGCGTAGCTTACTACCAATACACTTTGTCCATCTCGCGACGTCAAACATATCTAGAAACATAGACAAACAGAGAAATATAGATAAATATCTAGAAATATAGGAATATGGATGATGTATGTGTATAGAAATTATCAGAAAAAACTTATATTCACGATTGATTTTTCTACACAATATCAGCTCTTTCGCGAAATAAATGCTGcaagtagtatatatatagagagagatatTACAAGAGAAAGATAATTTTGAATGAAACATACTTTGTCCTGAGATCCTGAATCCAacttatttaaacaatatacaaCATGTGCCATGTCCAGCCATGGTCTTCCATCGGCCAGCACCTGGTGGAACACATAGTCCCTAAACAATTTGAGCATGTATCGGTCACCCGTTTCTGCCCATGTCGGTTCCATATTAAGCTCGGGTCTTTCGTTGATTGTGGCCAGTTTCACGATCAATTTGAATAACCTGCCGTTCTCGAGCTCTTTGGCAAGCTCATCTTCCATCTCGTCGGATCGCAGTAGAGCGGCGTCCAATTGCGTATAAAATCGGGCTCCGATCATTGGCATGAGATCCGTCACGCTCCTTCGTGTTTGATTGGAAAGTAGATACCTGAACGATTATACATAAAAATTTAGCACACGCGGCAAACAAATCAATTTGTTGATACGAAAAGACTATATTCTGTTATACGAACAATATAAGATTCCGTAAATCCGTGGAATAGGTACGTGCGACGAGTTCGAGGGAGGCTTGCATGTTGTCGCGATGGACGGCAAGGAGGCTACGACACGCTAAAGCTAACACCAATTTCCCTAGGGCAATTAGATCCTCTTGCTGGTAATGTGGAATTAGCGAGAGTGGTGTGGCAGCGTTCCCGTCGAATGTGACCACGTCTGGTATAGCGGCGCAGCTTAAACGAAGTCTTGTCCGCGACGTGAGCAACACTTTTGTTGGGTCTAAACATCTGTACGCCAAACCTGTGAGCAAAATTTCATCGGTTAGTGGTTGAACAGAGAGTATCGAGTCGATCTAAGGGCGGGATAACCACTTTATAGTTGTACAAACCAGCAGCGTGTATAACTCGAACGGCGGCGGTCAGTTGAATTATGTAGCTCCAGATTACACTCTCTGGTAACATACTACTTTGTTGTTGTCTGAGGATCGTGTTCTTCGTGTGACTGTATGGCCGAGGCGCGTTTGGATCCGACGAGAACGGATCCGTGTAGCCATTTAATTCGGTCGCCGAGAAATCCTTGTTCAGTAATGTTTCGGATCCAGGATGATAGTCGTAGACAAATACCATGGCTGAAATTACGAGAATTACATAAGGTTATAAGAGAAATTATATTAAGAACGCGTAGCATGATTTTTAACTCTGCAACGGGGCACATTGTACGGGGCACACAATTTTCGCTATTACAAAATAATTACGATCGACTTTTATAATTCTGGGCTACACACATGACGATATCTGAACGCATTTGGGGAAATGTTACAGAATTTATAGAGAAGACAGTGTGCTTTTGCAGGATCGATGCATTAATACATACAATGATCGCCGAAGGCCTTGGTAGTGAAAACTTCTCTCAACTGTACCAAATTGGTATGCGATAATCGTTTCCACATATCTACCAGCACCATACACTTTGTGTTGGCAAGTCTGAAATC belongs to Megalopta genalis isolate 19385.01 chromosome 1, iyMegGena1_principal, whole genome shotgun sequence and includes:
- the LOC117221456 gene encoding PAN2-PAN3 deadenylation complex subunit PAN3, with the translated sequence MDPSMFVAYNPHTNGVPLESKLATYMNRHSQGVVLNTPALTKHLAGLSLDSQKKVTASPEFVPGRCLNNSSSSSSSPNLFNNSYHSQENVGGTTYFYLGNAASESVGTEEGTETIGTAGTSQIGYVYPGTPSHLQPVKPAKPPSSNNSSAPSTPPPQAAPSFFISESLRMDILQKNALTLAQPDIAQFPDLPDEVDNYHELCPLEPIHKPASTMLGYQTSTYKATSIKSGTRYCLRRIHDFRLANTKCMVLVDMWKRLSHTNLVQLREVFTTKAFGDHSMVFVYDYHPGSETLLNKDFSATELNGYTDPFSSDPNAPRPYSHTKNTILRQQQSSMLPESVIWSYIIQLTAAVRVIHAAGLAYRCLDPTKVLLTSRTRLRLSCAAIPDVVTFDGNAATPLSLIPHYQQEDLIALGKLVLALACRSLLAVHRDNMQASLELVARTYSTDLRNLILYLLSNQTRRSVTDLMPMIGARFYTQLDAALLRSDEMEDELAKELENGRLFKLIVKLATINERPELNMEPTWAETGDRYMLKLFRDYVFHQVLADGRPWLDMAHVVYCLNKLDSGSQDKICLTSRDGQSVLVVSYAELRQCLETSFGELVQSAKETV